Proteins from a single region of Acidianus ambivalens:
- a CDS encoding HoxN/HupN/NixA family nickel/cobalt transporter, with amino-acid sequence MKSNNNPLKSIGNKNLFFIALFYIINIALSVYLFYFLFNLPKTSIKVQTDNGEIVGTFITLGVLAYTFGLRHAVDADHLAAIDNTTRKLLQEGKNPFFIGTFFSLGHSTVVILLSVMLMVATRYVVSNLSNIENIGSIIGTLISGGFLYIIGFLNLLVVLELYNIYKTVKKERIIDDQKLNEILLKRGFMNRFFGKLFKIVTKQWQMYIIGFLFGLGFDTATEVAILAISATLAGAFASIPLTTILVLPILFTLGMTLVDTADGIFMRMAYGWAFRNTLGKIWYNLTMTLISIIIAYGIGTIELLGLIACEFGFSGFFWDQIIALNNVYWETIGYYIIGTFAITWIISGILYKYKIKRQQF; translated from the coding sequence ATGAAAAGCAATAATAATCCTTTAAAATCTATAGGTAATAAAAATCTGTTCTTCATAGCTTTATTCTATATAATAAATATAGCTCTTTCAGTTTATTTATTTTATTTTCTATTTAACTTACCTAAGACGAGCATAAAAGTACAAACGGATAACGGAGAAATTGTAGGTACGTTCATAACGTTAGGAGTTTTGGCCTACACATTTGGGCTAAGACATGCAGTAGATGCAGACCATCTTGCGGCAATAGATAATACTACTAGAAAGCTACTGCAAGAAGGCAAAAATCCATTTTTCATAGGCACTTTCTTCTCTCTTGGACACTCGACAGTCGTAATCCTTTTAAGTGTTATGCTAATGGTTGCTACAAGATATGTGGTAAGCAATTTGAGTAATATAGAAAATATAGGCAGCATAATCGGTACGTTGATAAGTGGAGGTTTTCTCTATATAATAGGATTCTTGAATTTATTAGTTGTATTAGAACTTTATAATATATATAAGACTGTAAAAAAGGAAAGAATAATTGACGATCAGAAGCTTAATGAGATATTATTAAAGAGAGGCTTTATGAACAGATTTTTTGGCAAACTTTTTAAAATAGTCACTAAACAGTGGCAAATGTACATAATAGGGTTTCTATTTGGCTTGGGTTTCGATACTGCTACCGAGGTCGCTATCTTGGCGATTTCCGCTACCTTGGCAGGAGCTTTTGCCAGCATACCGCTTACTACTATTTTAGTTTTGCCAATATTGTTCACGCTTGGTATGACGTTAGTAGATACGGCGGATGGGATATTTATGAGGATGGCCTACGGTTGGGCATTTAGGAACACGTTAGGAAAGATATGGTATAACTTAACCATGACCTTAATTTCTATAATCATAGCTTACGGCATAGGCACTATAGAACTGCTGGGTTTAATAGCTTGTGAATTTGGCTTCAGTGGATTCTTCTGGGATCAAATTATTGCTTTAAATAACGTATATTGGGAAACCATAGGATATTATATAATAGGAACTTTCGCCATTACTTGGATTATATCCGGGATTTTATATAAATATAAAATTAAAAGGCAACAGTTCTAG